The Clostridium botulinum BKT015925 genome includes the window TACGGACATAATAAGAACCATATCCGCTATTGGTATAATATGTTTAATGCTTTCTATTGGAGTTGCTGGATTTATTGCAACGCCTGCTTTAACTCCAAAACTTTTTATGTAATTAACTGTTCTATCTAAATGTTTATCTGCTTCATAATGAACTGTAATAATATCTGCTCCACTTTTTGCAAAATCTTCAATATATCTTGCAGGATCCTCAATCATTAAATGTACATCAAAAGGAAGTTTTGTAATATTTCTTATACTTTTCATTATAGGTATTCCAAAAGATATATTAGGGACAAACATACCATCCATAACATCTATATGAATCATGTCTGCACCATATTTATCTAAACTTTTGATATCCTCTCCTAATTTTGAAAAATCTGCTGATAATATAGATGGGGCTAATTTTACCATTTGTTTTTACCTCCTTTAATAATTTCCTCTAAAGTTTTTGTATAAAATTCATATCTTTTTAAGTTTATCTTGTTTTCTTCAACTGCTTCTTTAACCATACACTTAGGTTCTTTATGGTGTAAACATCCATTAAACTTACACTGATTTTCATATTCATGAAACTCTGGGAAATACTCTTTTAACTCTTCTTTTGTATCAAATTTAATATCTAATGTTGAAAAACCTGGAGTATCAACAACAAATCCGTTGTTGACCTCCACAAGTTCACTATGTCTTGTAGTATGTTTCCCTCTTTTTAGTCTTTCACTTATTAAACCAGTTTCCATAATATCTCTTCCTACTAATTTATTTAATATAGTAGACTTACCAACACCAGATGGACCACAAAATACATTTATATTACCTTGTAGCTTTTCTTTTAGCTCATCTAGTCCTTGCTCTTCTTTAGCCTTTAAAAATAAACATTCATATCCAGATTCATTAATCATTTTAACAGCCTCATGATTTTTATAATCTTCGCATAAATCCAATTTATTAAAACAAACTATGGCCTTTATATTCTTTGATTCGCATTGTAATAAAAATTTATTTAAAAGATCTAAATTTATCTCTGGATTTTTTAATGCAAATACTATAAAAGCTTGAGATATATTTGCAACCTGAGGTCTTATAAGATAGTTATCTCTTTCACATATTTCTTCAATGGCTCCATAATTATCATTATTAGTAGTAATAATTACTCTGTCTCCTACCATAGGCGTTAATCCTTTTTTTCTAAACTTACCCCTAGCCTTACACTCATATATACCTTCATCAGTTTTAACATAATAGAATCCGCCTATACCTTTTACAATTATGCCTTTCATAGTACCTCCTAATAAATAATTTATGGATTTGGTTCACTTTTTAAAATAATATTTGTTCCCTTTGAAACTTCTGTTCCTGGTGCTTTATCTTGAGATGTTATTATAAAATCTTCTCTTCCTCTAACAGATATTGATAAATTAGATTGTGCAGCAATTCTTCTAGCTTCTTTCACAGTTCTATTTACAAAGTTAGGTACTGCTACTGCATCTTTATCTCCAAAAGAATAACAAGTTATATTAATAACTGTATTTTGTCTAACCTGAGAATTAGCCTCTATACTTTGTACTGATACTATACCATCTTTGTCTTTATCAGTTGTTGGTATTTTATTTATAGTACCAATTCTTAATCCTGCACTAGATATTAATGATTCTGCTTCATCTAATTTTTTATTAATTAGATTTGGAACAGTAGTCATTTCTAAACGTGGTCCTTTACTTACAACTAAATCTACCGTAGTATTTTCTTGAAGTTCAGATCCTGATTTAGGAGATTGGTTACATACCTTTCCCTTTTCTATATTATTATTATACTCATGAGTAACTTTTCCAAGCTTTAAATTATAAGATTTTAAATATTCTTTTGCTGCTTCAAAATCTATTCCAATTAAATTTGGTATTCCTGAATTTTTTTCACCTGAACTTACTACAGCCCTTACTTCATCATTATCACTTAAATCTATTTCCTGCCCTGGAGCTGGATAACATTTTATAACTACTCCTTTAGGTTTATCACTTGGCTCTTCTTCAAATACAAACTTTAATCCACTATCTTTAGCAAGTTTTTCAGCCTCATCTTTAGTCATACCTATGATATTAGGTATTTTAACCTTTCCTGATTTTTTGTTTCCACCTGTTGCCATAAATATACCAACGAATCCTATTATAATAACAGCTAATGCAATTATGCCACCAATTAACTTTTTCTTATTTTTATTTAAATTGCCTAATTTGGCATGCTTAGTTTTTTTATTATTACTTTCCAAATCATTTTTAGGTTTTTCATCTTTTGTAGCATCGTCTTCTATGCCATCATAAATATCTTCTTCTTTATTATTCTTCGGATTATCATCTACATCTGGTATAGGACTCATTATCTTAGTATATTCATTTTCTTCTACATTTGCAGCTATATTAGTATTAGGATTTTGCTGTACTTTTTGTAAATCCATAAGTATATCATGAGCACTTTGATATCTTTTATACGGTTCTTTTTCTACTGCTTTTAAAATTAATTTGTTTAAACTTTCAGGGATATTCGGATTAACTTTTATAGGAGGTGTAACGTCTTCTTGAACATGTTTTAACGCAACCGCTACAGGACTCTCCCCATCATAAGGAACTTTCCCTGTAACCATCTCATATAAAATAATCCCTAAAGAATATATATCTGTTTTACAATCAACAAATCTTCCCTTAGCCTGTTCTGGAGAAATATAATGTGCCGATCCTATAATTTTATCCGAATTGGTTATAGTAACAGATGATGTTGCTTTTGCTATACCAAAATCAGTTACCTTTAGAGTACCATCTTTAGTTACTAAAATATTATGTGGTTTAACATCTCTATGAATGATATTGTTATTATGCGCACATTCTAATGCTTTAGCAATTTGACTCGCAATTTCTATTGCTTTATCATATTTTAAAACTTGATTTTCATTTATTATTTGTTTTAATGTTTTACCATCTATGTATTCCATAACAATATAATTTATATTATTTTCTGATCCAATGTCATAAATTCCAACTATATTATTATGAGATAAACTAGCTGCTGATGATGCTTCTTGTTTAAATTTATTTACAAATTCCATATTATCAGAATACTGATTCTTTAAAATTTTTACTGCTACATACCTATTTAACAGATGACATTTGGCTTTATATACCTCAGCCATACCACCTTCTCCAATTTTTTGCAATAGTTCATATCGATTTCCTAGAATAGTCCCAGTCATTTTTGCATTCCTCCAAATATAATCACTGAAATATTGTCCCTTCCACCTTTGCTTTTACATAAGTCGACTAGAAGTTCACATGCTTTTTGATTTGTATTTTCTAATATTATATTATACATCTCTTCTTTAGAAACCTCATTAGATAATCCATCAGTACATAAAATAACTTTACACATAGAGTTCATATTTATCTTAAACGTATCTATATCTACTGTTTCTTTTGTTCCTAATGCTCGTGTTATTATATTTTTATTAGGATGATTTATGGCCTCTTCTTCAGTTATACTTCCATCATCCACTAATTGTTGAACTAAAGAATGGTCCTTTGTAACCTTCTTTAATGTATCTTCAATAAGATAACAACTACTATCACCAACATTGGCTACAACAGCTTCATTATCATGAATAAGAAAAGCAGTTATAGTTGTCCCCATACCACACAACATTTTACTACTTTTAGCCTTAAGATATATATTATTATTGGCATATTTAATAGCATCTTTTAATAAATCTTCTGTGCTCTTTAAAGTTTCATTATTTTTTATAAACTCTATGCAGGATTCCACAGCTATCTTACTAGCTACATCTCCAGCATTGTGTCCTCCCATCCCATCAGCTACAATATACAGAGCAAATTCATCATCCTCATATCTTCCTATAGAATCTTCATTAACTTCTCTTACATTTCCAACATCAGATAAAAAACCTACGCATAATCTTTCGGTATAACTTTTATTACTACTCATATGAATATATCCTCCATCACACACGAAATAATTTAATTGTTCTTAATATAGTTTCTTCTTAATTGTCCACAAGCTCCATTTATATCTGATCCCATTTCTCTTCGTATTGTGGTTTCGATTCCATACTTATTTAAAATATTTTTAAATTCCTCTATATCT containing:
- the rpe gene encoding ribulose-phosphate 3-epimerase, translated to MVKLAPSILSADFSKLGEDIKSLDKYGADMIHIDVMDGMFVPNISFGIPIMKSIRNITKLPFDVHLMIEDPARYIEDFAKSGADIITVHYEADKHLDRTVNYIKSFGVKAGVAINPATPIESIKHIIPIADMVLIMSVNPGFGGQKYINYCSEKIKEVKAIAEKFNKDLLIQVDGGVGINNIKHVVESGANVIVAGSAVFKNGEIEKNIKELKEGF
- the rsgA gene encoding ribosome small subunit-dependent GTPase A, whose protein sequence is MKGIIVKGIGGFYYVKTDEGIYECKARGKFRKKGLTPMVGDRVIITTNNDNYGAIEEICERDNYLIRPQVANISQAFIVFALKNPEINLDLLNKFLLQCESKNIKAIVCFNKLDLCEDYKNHEAVKMINESGYECLFLKAKEEQGLDELKEKLQGNINVFCGPSGVGKSTILNKLVGRDIMETGLISERLKRGKHTTRHSELVEVNNGFVVDTPGFSTLDIKFDTKEELKEYFPEFHEYENQCKFNGCLHHKEPKCMVKEAVEENKINLKRYEFYTKTLEEIIKGGKNKW
- a CDS encoding Stp1/IreP family PP2C-type Ser/Thr phosphatase, with the translated sequence MSSNKSYTERLCVGFLSDVGNVREVNEDSIGRYEDDEFALYIVADGMGGHNAGDVASKIAVESCIEFIKNNETLKSTEDLLKDAIKYANNNIYLKAKSSKMLCGMGTTITAFLIHDNEAVVANVGDSSCYLIEDTLKKVTKDHSLVQQLVDDGSITEEEAINHPNKNIITRALGTKETVDIDTFKINMNSMCKVILCTDGLSNEVSKEEMYNIILENTNQKACELLVDLCKSKGGRDNISVIIFGGMQK
- the pknB gene encoding Stk1 family PASTA domain-containing Ser/Thr kinase — its product is MTGTILGNRYELLQKIGEGGMAEVYKAKCHLLNRYVAVKILKNQYSDNMEFVNKFKQEASSAASLSHNNIVGIYDIGSENNINYIVMEYIDGKTLKQIINENQVLKYDKAIEIASQIAKALECAHNNNIIHRDVKPHNILVTKDGTLKVTDFGIAKATSSVTITNSDKIIGSAHYISPEQAKGRFVDCKTDIYSLGIILYEMVTGKVPYDGESPVAVALKHVQEDVTPPIKVNPNIPESLNKLILKAVEKEPYKRYQSAHDILMDLQKVQQNPNTNIAANVEENEYTKIMSPIPDVDDNPKNNKEEDIYDGIEDDATKDEKPKNDLESNNKKTKHAKLGNLNKNKKKLIGGIIALAVIIIGFVGIFMATGGNKKSGKVKIPNIIGMTKDEAEKLAKDSGLKFVFEEEPSDKPKGVVIKCYPAPGQEIDLSDNDEVRAVVSSGEKNSGIPNLIGIDFEAAKEYLKSYNLKLGKVTHEYNNNIEKGKVCNQSPKSGSELQENTTVDLVVSKGPRLEMTTVPNLINKKLDEAESLISSAGLRIGTINKIPTTDKDKDGIVSVQSIEANSQVRQNTVINITCYSFGDKDAVAVPNFVNRTVKEARRIAAQSNLSISVRGREDFIITSQDKAPGTEVSKGTNIILKSEPNP